A single Gracilimonas sp. DNA region contains:
- the rpsH gene encoding 30S ribosomal protein S8, with the protein MTDPIADYLTRIRNAQQAGHRRVDIPASKLKRAMTKILADKGYISKYIDIEDGRQGMIRLFLKYDSYGHPVIRQMKRLSKPGLRVYKGGNDVPRAQNGLGIVILSTSKGVMTDKEARKLNVGGEILCTIY; encoded by the coding sequence ATGACTGATCCTATTGCAGATTATTTAACACGAATCAGGAATGCCCAACAAGCCGGGCATCGTAGAGTAGATATTCCCGCTTCTAAGCTGAAGCGCGCCATGACTAAAATTCTGGCAGATAAAGGGTATATCTCAAAATACATTGATATTGAAGACGGTAGACAAGGAATGATCCGTTTGTTTCTGAAATATGATTCATATGGACACCCTGTAATCCGACAAATGAAAAGACTTTCAAAACCCGGTTTACGAGTATATAAAGGTGGTAACGACGTTCCACGCGCTCAAAACGGATTGGGTATTGTAATTCTTTCAACATCAAAAGGTGTAATGACCGATAAAGAAGCTCGCAAGCTTAATGTAGGCGGCGAGATTTTGTGCACCATTTATTAA
- the rpsN gene encoding 30S ribosomal protein S14, which yields MAKKAWIARNEKRKETVKKYAEKRRKLKEAGDYEGLQKLPRDASPTRVRNRCSITGRSRGYVGKYGISRIKFRELALAGKIPGVRKASW from the coding sequence ATGGCTAAGAAAGCTTGGATAGCACGTAACGAAAAACGAAAAGAAACTGTAAAAAAGTACGCCGAAAAACGTCGCAAGCTTAAAGAAGCTGGCGATTATGAAGGCCTGCAAAAACTGCCTCGCGATGCCAGCCCTACACGGGTTCGCAACAGATGCAGCATCACCGGCAGAAGCCGTGGTTATGTTGGTAAATATGGAATATCACGAATTAAATTTCGTGAACTTGCCCTTGCTGGTAAGATTCCTGGCGTACGAAAAGCAAGCTGGTAA
- the rplE gene encoding 50S ribosomal protein L5: protein MAEARLYTLYKDEIRDKLREEFEYDNPMAIPKLQKIVINVGVGDAITDKKVLDTVVDNVAAITGQQPVTTKAKKSISNFKLREGMPIGCKVTLRQRIMFEFLDRLVNLALPRTRDFQGVPDKSFDGRGNYTLGIKEHTIFPEIDTDKVSKVHGMDVTFVTSAETDEEAYALLKHFGMPFQTRN, encoded by the coding sequence ATGGCTGAAGCAAGATTATATACACTTTACAAAGATGAGATTCGCGACAAATTGCGCGAAGAGTTTGAGTATGATAACCCAATGGCCATACCCAAACTTCAGAAAATCGTAATTAACGTAGGCGTAGGTGACGCTATAACCGACAAGAAAGTTTTGGATACGGTTGTAGATAACGTAGCTGCGATAACTGGCCAACAACCAGTTACAACCAAAGCTAAAAAGTCTATTTCGAACTTTAAGCTTCGTGAAGGGATGCCAATTGGCTGTAAAGTTACCCTTCGTCAGCGCATTATGTTTGAATTTCTGGATCGACTCGTGAATCTGGCTCTGCCAAGAACACGTGACTTCCAGGGAGTTCCGGACAAAAGTTTTGATGGCCGCGGTAATTATACCCTGGGCATTAAAGAGCATACCATTTTCCCGGAAATAGACACTGACAAAGTTTCAAAAGTACATGGTATGGACGTTACTTTTGTTACTTCTGCTGAAACAGACGAAGAAGCTTATGCTCTGCTTAAGCACTTTGGAATGCCATTTCAAACGAGAAACTAA
- the rplX gene encoding 50S ribosomal protein L24 — MPRRFNKQKKLHVKKGDDVLVIAGNDKGKRGRVLMVFPKKERVLVEGINMKTHHEKPTQDNPQGGRLKKEGSIHTSNVMVIDPTTDEPTRVGRKRIEEDGNGRWVRYAKTSGEMLDK, encoded by the coding sequence ATGCCACGCAGGTTCAACAAACAAAAGAAATTACACGTTAAGAAAGGCGATGATGTTTTAGTAATCGCCGGTAACGACAAAGGAAAAAGAGGCCGTGTATTGATGGTATTCCCTAAGAAAGAGCGTGTGCTCGTAGAGGGAATTAACATGAAAACCCATCATGAAAAGCCAACCCAGGACAATCCACAAGGTGGTCGTCTTAAGAAAGAGGGTTCCATTCACACTTCAAATGTAATGGTAATTGACCCTACTACTGACGAACCTACCCGTGTTGGACGTAAACGAATTGAAGAAGACGGCAATGGCCGTTGGGTTCGTTACGCCAAGACAAGTGGCGAAATGCTGGACAAATAA
- the rplN gene encoding 50S ribosomal protein L14 — MVQTQTTLNVADNSGARKLMCIKVLGDSRRRYARVGDLISASVKTAIPGGNVKKGDVVKAVIVRTRKEYRRRDGSYIRFDENAAVIINKDQEPVGTRIFGPVARELREKSFMRIVSLAPEVL; from the coding sequence ATGGTTCAAACTCAAACGACATTAAACGTAGCAGATAACAGCGGTGCCAGAAAGCTGATGTGTATTAAAGTGCTGGGAGATTCCCGACGCCGATATGCACGAGTAGGCGATTTGATTTCCGCATCTGTGAAAACAGCAATACCAGGTGGAAACGTCAAAAAAGGTGACGTTGTAAAAGCCGTTATTGTACGAACACGAAAAGAATACCGCAGACGGGATGGTAGTTACATCCGTTTTGATGAAAATGCTGCGGTTATCATTAACAAAGATCAAGAACCGGTAGGTACACGTATTTTTGGCCCCGTTGCCAGAGAGCTTCGTGAAAAAAGCTTCATGAGAATCGTGTCGCTTGCACCGGAAGTACTTTAA
- the rpsQ gene encoding 30S ribosomal protein S17: MAQTERAQRRERVGRVVSNSMDKSITVAVDRQVKHSIYGKYITKTTKYMAHDENNEASVGDTVQIMSTRPLSKRKSWRLVEIVEKAK; this comes from the coding sequence ATGGCACAAACAGAAAGAGCCCAAAGACGAGAACGAGTCGGACGTGTAGTTAGCAACAGCATGGACAAAAGTATTACTGTTGCAGTAGATCGTCAGGTAAAGCACTCCATTTATGGAAAGTATATTACCAAAACGACCAAATACATGGCGCACGATGAGAATAACGAAGCCAGTGTTGGTGACACCGTGCAGATCATGTCTACACGACCACTATCAAAGCGTAAATCATGGCGATTGGTAGAAATCGTCGAAAAAGCTAAGTAA
- the rpmC gene encoding 50S ribosomal protein L29, with amino-acid sequence MKAHELRDLTLTELQARLKDERDVLQNLRFSKSVTGQLENPARLRNHRREVARLETIINEKSSAE; translated from the coding sequence ATGAAAGCGCACGAACTAAGAGATTTGACACTTACTGAATTACAAGCTCGCTTGAAAGATGAGCGTGACGTACTACAAAACCTTCGTTTTTCGAAGTCAGTAACCGGACAGCTTGAAAACCCGGCTCGACTGAGAAATCACCGAAGAGAGGTTGCCAGATTGGAAACCATTATTAATGAAAAAAGTAGTGCTGAATAA
- the rplP gene encoding 50S ribosomal protein L16 yields the protein MLEPKRVQRRRVHRDKLKGNAQRGHIINFGDFGLKALEPKFITSRQIEACRIAIARSLQRDGQTFIRIFPDRPMTSKPAETRMGKGKGALDHWVAVVKPGRILFEIAGVNEERAKEALRRAAHKLPIKTKFVVRRDYQGG from the coding sequence ATGTTAGAACCAAAACGAGTTCAGAGACGCCGTGTTCATCGCGATAAGCTGAAAGGCAACGCGCAACGTGGCCACATTATTAACTTTGGTGATTTTGGACTGAAAGCTCTTGAGCCTAAGTTCATTACTTCACGCCAAATTGAGGCCTGCCGTATCGCAATTGCACGATCGTTGCAGCGTGACGGTCAGACGTTTATCCGAATTTTTCCGGATCGCCCTATGACAAGTAAGCCCGCTGAAACCCGAATGGGTAAAGGTAAAGGTGCTTTGGATCACTGGGTAGCGGTTGTAAAGCCCGGACGTATTCTCTTTGAGATCGCTGGTGTGAATGAAGAGCGCGCGAAAGAAGCGTTAAGACGTGCTGCGCACAAATTACCTATCAAAACCAAGTTTGTAGTACGACGAGACTACCAGGGAGGATAA
- the rpsC gene encoding 30S ribosomal protein S3, translating to MGQKTNPTGFRLGIIRGWDSNWFSEENQPALIVEDEKLREYLHTRLRNGGLSNVIIERTPKRILLTLRTSRPGVIIGKGGEQIELLREELKKITSKEVQINVSEIKRPELDASLVAQNIAQQLQARVSFRRAMKTAIASAMRMGAKGIKVRCAGRLGGAEMARTEQYKEGQIPLHTLRADIDYSTSTSNTIYGSIGVTVWIFKGEIIGDVDLTPGTQSRQDSDSGRGKGGDDRGRRSRRRSRNRNRSNKNS from the coding sequence TTGGGACAGAAAACAAATCCAACTGGTTTTAGATTAGGCATTATTCGCGGATGGGATTCCAACTGGTTTTCTGAAGAGAACCAACCGGCTCTCATCGTAGAAGACGAAAAACTTCGCGAGTATTTGCACACAAGACTTCGCAATGGCGGTCTATCAAACGTGATTATTGAGCGTACCCCTAAGCGAATTCTCTTAACACTTCGTACAAGCCGACCCGGTGTTATTATCGGGAAAGGCGGAGAGCAAATTGAATTGCTCCGTGAAGAGCTTAAGAAAATCACCAGTAAAGAAGTACAGATTAACGTAAGTGAAATCAAACGCCCAGAGCTGGATGCAAGTTTGGTTGCTCAGAATATTGCTCAGCAGCTTCAAGCTCGTGTTTCATTCCGTAGAGCAATGAAAACAGCGATTGCATCAGCGATGAGAATGGGTGCCAAAGGTATTAAAGTTCGCTGTGCCGGACGACTTGGTGGAGCTGAAATGGCCCGTACCGAACAGTACAAAGAAGGGCAAATTCCACTACATACATTACGTGCTGATATTGATTATTCAACATCAACTTCCAATACTATTTATGGATCTATTGGTGTGACCGTTTGGATTTTCAAAGGTGAAATTATTGGTGATGTTGATCTGACACCTGGAACTCAGTCACGTCAAGATTCTGACTCAGGCCGAGGTAAAGGCGGAGATGACAGAGGACGAAGAAGTCGCCGACGTAGCAGAAACAGAAATCGATCTAATAAAAACAGTTAA
- the rplV gene encoding 50S ribosomal protein L22, giving the protein MDTPVLEARAVQKHLRRAPRKVRLVADAVRGEQVDKAIKRLEFTKKASAEDVIKVIKSAAANLRDKFQEERFDNEDLVIKEIYVDEGVTLKRIQPAPMGRAHRINKRSCHITVKVAKRDQESVNE; this is encoded by the coding sequence ATGGATACTCCAGTTTTAGAAGCACGCGCAGTACAAAAGCATTTGAGGAGAGCTCCTCGCAAGGTTCGCCTTGTAGCAGATGCTGTTCGTGGTGAACAAGTAGACAAAGCGATTAAAAGACTCGAATTCACTAAAAAAGCATCTGCAGAAGATGTGATTAAAGTGATCAAGTCGGCAGCTGCAAATTTGAGAGATAAATTTCAGGAAGAGCGCTTTGACAATGAAGACCTTGTAATCAAGGAAATTTACGTTGATGAAGGCGTAACGCTGAAAAGAATTCAGCCAGCACCGATGGGCCGAGCTCATCGCATTAACAAACGCTCATGCCATATTACAGTAAAAGTGGCCAAGCGTGATCAAGAAAGTGTAAACGAATAA
- the rpsS gene encoding 30S ribosomal protein S19 has translation MPRSLKKGPFVYYKLQRKIDEANESGSKKVIKTWSRSSMITPDFMGLTLAVHNGKQFIPVFITENMVGHKLGEFAPTRTFRGHPVKKAAK, from the coding sequence ATGCCACGCTCACTGAAAAAAGGGCCTTTTGTTTACTATAAGCTTCAGCGCAAGATCGATGAAGCTAATGAAAGTGGAAGCAAGAAAGTGATCAAAACCTGGTCACGTAGTTCTATGATCACTCCCGATTTTATGGGATTGACACTTGCAGTACACAACGGCAAACAATTTATCCCTGTGTTTATAACTGAAAATATGGTAGGTCACAAGTTGGGCGAATTTGCACCAACACGAACATTCCGTGGCCATCCAGTGAAAAAAGCAGCTAAATAA